The following proteins are co-located in the Deltaproteobacteria bacterium genome:
- the argC gene encoding N-acetyl-gamma-glutamyl-phosphate reductase — protein sequence MPPKIYIDGQAGTTALRIREWLAGRSDLEVITLPEALRKDAAARQKALQDAAIVLLCLPDDAAKEAAQWLADTPVRILDASTAHRVTEGWVYGLPELIRGQREQIAKAKRVANPGCYASAVILLTRPLVDAGLLTPDTALSIHALSGYSGGGRSMIEKWEDSKGRLIHLPHEAPYSIGKLHKHIPEIMRYTTLATEPQFLPNVGPFRCGMRVQIMIPATALPKSDSGKAMWETLAGRYDKETFIDVEPLTDATESDEFSFDPQELNDTNRISLRVLPHSSGHVILTARLDNLGKGAAGVAIQNLNLMLRVAENTGLPA from the coding sequence ATGCCACCGAAAATCTACATCGACGGCCAGGCCGGCACGACGGCGCTGCGGATTCGCGAATGGCTCGCTGGGCGCAGCGATCTTGAGGTCATCACGCTGCCCGAAGCGCTGCGCAAAGATGCGGCGGCGCGCCAGAAGGCGCTGCAAGATGCGGCGATCGTTTTGCTTTGCTTGCCGGACGACGCAGCCAAGGAGGCGGCGCAGTGGCTCGCCGATACGCCGGTGCGGATTCTCGACGCTAGCACCGCCCATCGCGTCACCGAGGGTTGGGTTTATGGTTTGCCGGAATTGATCAGAGGTCAGCGCGAGCAGATTGCCAAAGCCAAGCGGGTGGCCAACCCGGGCTGCTATGCGTCCGCGGTGATTCTCCTCACGCGGCCGCTGGTCGATGCCGGGCTTCTCACGCCGGACACAGCGCTATCGATTCACGCACTGTCAGGCTATTCCGGCGGCGGCCGGTCGATGATCGAGAAATGGGAAGACAGCAAAGGCCGGCTCATTCACCTGCCGCACGAAGCGCCCTATAGCATCGGCAAGCTCCACAAACATATTCCCGAGATCATGCGCTACACGACCCTCGCCACTGAGCCGCAGTTTCTCCCCAACGTCGGCCCTTTTCGCTGCGGTATGCGCGTGCAAATCATGATTCCGGCCACGGCACTGCCGAAATCAGACTCAGGCAAGGCGATGTGGGAAACTTTAGCCGGGCGCTACGACAAGGAGACGTTCATTGACGTCGAGCCGCTGACCGATGCGACGGAGTCTGACGAATTCAGCTTCGACCCGCAGGAGCTCAACGACACCAATCGTATTTCCCTGCGCGTGCTGCCGCACTCCTCTGGCCACGTGATCCTGACGGCGCGTCTGGACAATCTCGGCAAAGGCGCCGCCGGCGTGGCGATTCAGAACTTGAATTTGATGCTGAGGGTGGCCGAGAACACGGGGTTGCCGGCGTAG
- a CDS encoding xanthine dehydrogenase family protein subunit M: MTIRSFELLQPRSLVEASELLRKHGDDARVLGGGTTLVILMKQRALHYPYLVDLQTIPALNQITREADGVRIGAMATHRMVELSPVIRELFPMVAEAFSKIGNVRVRQTASVGGNLAHADYRLDPPPPLLVLGAEATAHGARGARKIALKDFFRGMYETALESGEILADVKIPNAPANSKTAYLRFSSLSANDWPCLSVAGLLTKQNGRAAELRLAVGGLAATPLLICGLEFVRDQNLSADVAEKIADVVDSQISPSSDIRGSEWYKRKVARVFVKRTLAELNS, from the coding sequence ATGACGATCCGGTCTTTTGAGCTTTTGCAGCCGCGCTCGCTGGTTGAGGCGAGTGAGCTTTTGCGCAAGCATGGCGATGACGCGCGGGTGCTTGGCGGCGGCACGACGCTGGTTATTCTGATGAAGCAGCGCGCGCTGCATTATCCCTATCTGGTCGATTTGCAGACGATCCCCGCGCTCAATCAGATTACTCGTGAAGCCGATGGCGTGCGCATTGGCGCCATGGCGACGCATCGGATGGTCGAATTGTCGCCGGTGATTCGCGAGTTGTTTCCCATGGTCGCCGAGGCGTTCAGCAAGATCGGCAATGTGCGCGTGCGCCAGACAGCGTCGGTCGGGGGGAATTTGGCCCACGCCGATTATCGGCTCGATCCGCCGCCGCCGCTGCTCGTGCTTGGCGCTGAAGCGACCGCACATGGCGCGCGCGGCGCGCGCAAGATTGCGCTTAAAGACTTTTTTCGCGGCATGTACGAGACCGCATTGGAGTCTGGCGAGATTCTCGCGGATGTCAAAATTCCCAATGCACCGGCGAACAGTAAGACCGCTTATCTGCGCTTTAGCTCGTTGTCGGCGAACGATTGGCCTTGTCTGAGTGTGGCGGGATTGCTGACGAAGCAAAATGGCCGCGCGGCGGAATTGCGCTTGGCAGTGGGCGGTCTGGCGGCGACGCCGCTGCTGATTTGCGGGCTGGAATTCGTCCGCGATCAAAATCTTAGCGCAGACGTGGCGGAAAAGATCGCGGATGTTGTCGACAGCCAAATCTCGCCGTCTTCGGATATTCGCGGCTCGGAATGGTACAAGCGAAAAGTTGCGCGAGTGTTTGTCAAGCGCACCCTCGCGGAGTTGAACAGCTAA
- a CDS encoding xanthine dehydrogenase family protein molybdopterin-binding subunit, whose product MANLNVVGQSVYRKDGNPKVRGRALHVGNIEMPGMLHVAVLRSPYAHARITRIDKAKGEALPGVAVVLTGAEIAKMPGIDPHFGPAFRDQPILCVEKACYAGDPVVAVAAVDQRTAEDALQLVEVDYEALPAAHDVLDAVKPGSPLVHEQHRPAKAFADLAHVKAGQASNICYQFKLRLGDVDKAFAEADRVFEDTFSSPPAQHVPMEPHVTLAYFDEHERLNIWTASQSPSYVRTEISATFGIPMNRIRVRVPYLGGGYGAKLYAKLEPLCTILALITKKPVRYALTREEEFLTITKHKVVSKIKTAIKNGAITARKCEVFWDTGAYAEIGPRIGHKSGYTSAGPYKIPNVWIDSYCVYTNKVPAGAFRGFGVPQVIWAYDSQTDLIARELGVDPVEFRLKPALDEGESFATGTAVRSFGIKQAIREAAKAIDWGKPQSPQSGTKRRGKGIAAGVKAVLTPSISGAIVILNADGSASVLSSTVEMGQGSEATMSQIVAEELGISFEQVHIVQPDTDVTPYDTITAGSRSTYHMGNAVRMAAAKVKAQLCEVVASKLEVAPDDLVAGKGRVYVRGLEERGMSVGEIFLAKFGSMGTTLAAEAVCQPTAAHMDPETGQSEKCTEYWFPSATAAEVEVDTETGQVKVLQLWSVGDTGTAINPRHCEQQLQSAAIMHMGLSMFEEMIFDQGQLINGSLLDYQFASFKDMPEFIKPIVVQVPHEEGPFGAKGAGETGALTVAPALANAIHDAVGVRVRDLPLTPERVLRALAEKK is encoded by the coding sequence ATGGCAAATCTGAACGTTGTCGGACAGTCCGTCTATCGCAAAGACGGCAATCCCAAAGTGCGCGGCCGCGCTTTGCACGTTGGCAACATCGAGATGCCGGGCATGCTGCACGTCGCCGTACTGCGCAGTCCCTATGCGCATGCGCGCATCACGCGCATCGATAAAGCCAAAGGGGAAGCGCTGCCTGGCGTCGCAGTGGTGCTGACCGGTGCTGAGATCGCCAAGATGCCGGGCATCGATCCGCATTTTGGGCCGGCGTTTCGCGATCAGCCGATTCTCTGTGTCGAGAAGGCCTGCTATGCCGGTGACCCGGTGGTTGCCGTGGCCGCCGTCGATCAGCGCACGGCGGAAGACGCATTGCAGTTGGTCGAAGTCGACTATGAAGCATTACCGGCAGCGCACGATGTCCTCGACGCGGTGAAACCCGGTTCACCGCTGGTGCATGAACAGCACCGGCCGGCCAAGGCCTTTGCCGATCTCGCCCATGTAAAGGCGGGGCAGGCGTCGAACATCTGCTATCAATTCAAACTCCGACTCGGCGATGTCGACAAAGCCTTCGCTGAAGCCGATCGGGTTTTTGAAGACACGTTTAGCTCGCCACCGGCGCAGCATGTGCCGATGGAACCGCATGTCACGCTGGCTTACTTCGATGAGCATGAACGGCTGAATATTTGGACCGCGAGCCAATCGCCGTCCTACGTGCGCACGGAGATTTCGGCGACCTTTGGCATTCCAATGAACCGCATTCGCGTGCGCGTGCCCTATCTCGGCGGCGGCTACGGCGCCAAGCTATATGCCAAGCTCGAGCCGCTCTGCACGATCTTGGCGTTGATCACCAAAAAGCCGGTGCGCTATGCGCTGACGCGCGAAGAAGAGTTCTTGACGATCACCAAGCATAAGGTGGTCAGCAAAATCAAAACCGCGATCAAGAACGGCGCCATCACCGCGCGCAAATGCGAAGTCTTCTGGGATACCGGCGCCTACGCCGAGATCGGCCCGCGCATCGGCCACAAGTCCGGCTACACGTCGGCGGGGCCGTACAAAATTCCCAACGTCTGGATCGATTCTTACTGTGTTTATACCAACAAGGTTCCCGCCGGCGCGTTTCGCGGCTTTGGTGTGCCGCAGGTGATCTGGGCCTACGATTCGCAAACCGATTTGATTGCGCGCGAGCTTGGCGTCGACCCGGTGGAGTTCCGCTTGAAGCCGGCGCTCGACGAAGGCGAATCCTTCGCCACCGGCACGGCGGTGCGTTCGTTCGGCATCAAACAAGCGATTCGTGAGGCGGCCAAGGCGATCGATTGGGGTAAGCCGCAATCGCCGCAGAGCGGTACCAAACGGCGCGGTAAGGGCATTGCCGCGGGCGTGAAGGCGGTGCTAACGCCGTCGATTTCCGGCGCCATCGTGATTCTCAACGCCGATGGCAGCGCCAGCGTTTTGAGCAGCACGGTGGAAATGGGCCAGGGCTCCGAGGCGACCATGAGCCAAATCGTCGCCGAAGAGTTGGGCATCTCGTTCGAGCAGGTGCACATCGTACAGCCCGACACCGACGTCACGCCCTACGACACCATCACCGCCGGCAGCCGGTCAACTTATCACATGGGGAACGCCGTGCGCATGGCAGCGGCAAAAGTCAAAGCGCAATTGTGTGAAGTCGTGGCGTCGAAGCTGGAGGTCGCGCCCGACGATTTGGTCGCCGGCAAGGGACGCGTCTACGTGCGTGGTTTGGAAGAGCGCGGCATGAGCGTCGGCGAAATTTTTCTCGCCAAGTTCGGCAGCATGGGCACGACGCTCGCCGCCGAAGCGGTGTGCCAGCCAACCGCGGCGCACATGGACCCAGAGACCGGCCAGTCGGAGAAATGCACGGAATATTGGTTCCCCTCCGCCACTGCGGCGGAAGTCGAAGTCGACACCGAAACCGGCCAGGTGAAAGTTCTCCAGCTCTGGAGCGTCGGCGACACCGGCACCGCGATCAACCCGCGCCACTGCGAACAGCAGCTGCAAAGCGCGGCGATCATGCACATGGGCCTGTCGATGTTCGAAGAGATGATTTTCGATCAGGGCCAGTTGATCAACGGCTCGCTGCTCGATTATCAATTTGCCTCGTTCAAAGACATGCCGGAATTCATCAAACCAATCGTCGTGCAGGTGCCGCACGAAGAAGGACCGTTCGGCGCTAAAGGCGCCGGAGAAACCGGCGCCCTGACGGTTGCGCCGGCGCTGGCGAACGCGATTCACGACGCCGTCGGCGTGCGCGTGCGCGATTTGCCGCTGACGCCGGAGCGCGTGCTGCGGGCGCTGGCGGAGAAGAAATGA
- a CDS encoding (2Fe-2S)-binding protein, whose protein sequence is MKREITLRVNKIEWKLTVDDADTLLEVLRDRLKLYSVRESCGVGACGSCTVLMDGAPVSSCFLLAVRAVGKEITTLEGLEQGEKLHYIQEAFVQERALQCAYCTPGFVLAVKSLLEENPNPSDDEIKEYLSGNLCRCAGYEEILRAVRVAIEKRAAL, encoded by the coding sequence ATGAAACGCGAGATCACTCTTAGGGTAAACAAGATCGAGTGGAAACTGACCGTCGACGATGCGGACACTCTGCTCGAAGTGCTGCGCGACCGGTTAAAGCTCTACAGCGTGCGCGAGAGCTGCGGCGTGGGCGCGTGCGGCTCCTGCACGGTGTTGATGGACGGCGCGCCAGTGAGCTCGTGTTTTTTGCTTGCCGTGCGCGCGGTCGGCAAAGAAATTACCACGCTTGAAGGCCTGGAGCAGGGCGAGAAACTGCACTACATTCAAGAAGCGTTCGTGCAGGAACGAGCGCTGCAGTGCGCCTATTGCACGCCGGGGTTTGTGCTTGCGGTGAAATCGCTCTTGGAGGAAAACCCCAATCCGAGCGATGATGAGATCAAAGAATATCTTTCAGGAAATCTATGTCGCTGCGCGGGCTACGAAGAAATTTTACGAGCGGTGCGTGTGGCGATAGAAAAGAGAGCCGCGTTGTAA
- a CDS encoding OmpA family protein, producing the protein MPAPAIPAAAKVYFALGAAAVPKGTPDTLKDIVAYLKTNTASKAVISGYHDPTGNKAQNEELAKNRAKTVREALQKAGIGEDRVVMQKPQETTGTGNDAEARRVEVSIQQ; encoded by the coding sequence GTGCCGGCACCGGCGATTCCGGCTGCCGCCAAAGTTTACTTCGCTTTAGGCGCCGCCGCGGTGCCTAAAGGAACACCGGACACGTTGAAAGACATCGTCGCGTATCTGAAAACCAACACTGCAAGCAAAGCGGTGATTTCCGGCTACCACGACCCGACTGGCAACAAAGCGCAAAATGAAGAGCTGGCAAAGAACCGTGCCAAGACCGTGCGTGAAGCCCTTCAAAAAGCCGGCATCGGCGAGGACCGAGTGGTCATGCAAAAACCCCAGGAAACAACGGGAACGGGCAACGACGCGGAAGCACGCCGCGTCGAAGTGAGTATCCAGCAATAG